The Sylvia atricapilla isolate bSylAtr1 chromosome 12, bSylAtr1.pri, whole genome shotgun sequence genome has a segment encoding these proteins:
- the CMTM3 gene encoding CKLF-like MARVEL transmembrane domain-containing protein 3: MEDPEPAAAPAPPGLSSLLPPREFLRSRKGQLLLAESVLSFIIFICYIASLAASFMMAPLLEFLLALFLFFAYASKLNEKFKGVYWPLADFLRCVTAAIIYFAISIAAVSKYSDGASKAAGVFGFAATIVFAVDFYITFNDLVTFLKQGSSDSPEGHKTEDEDSDSDSD, from the exons ATGGAGGACCCCGAGCCCGCGGCAGCCCCCGCACCGCCCGGCCTGAGCTCGCTGCTCCCCCCGCGCGAGTTCCTGCGCTCCCGCAAGGGCCAGCTGCTGCTCGCAGAGTCG GTGCTGTCATTTATCATCTTTATCTGCTATATTGCATCTCTAGCAGCTTCTTTCATGATGGCACCACTCCTAGAGTTTCTGCTggcactgtttcttttttttgcctaCGCCTCCAAGCTTAATGAGAAGTTTAAAGGAGTCTACTGGCCTTTGGCG GATTTCTTGCGCTGTGTCACCGCTGCCATAATTTACTTTGCCATTTCAATTGCTGCTGTCTCAAAATACAGCGATGGAgcatccaaagcagcaggg GTGTTTGGGTTTGCAGCCACCATCGTGTTTGCCGTTGATTTCTACATAACCTTCAATGACCTGGTCACTTTCCTCAAGCAGGGCAGCTCTGATTCCCCCGAGGGCCACAAGACAGAAG ATGAGGACTCCGACTCTGACTCAGACTGA
- the CKLF gene encoding chemokine-like factor, translating to MAPASPAGSAPASPRLPAPSRGRRPGMARLEVDRAFPRSPRGVLKIARTLVALAALICFLASDAHEAYTALAGMETVITGLFLLLYLLRLDARMRCLFWPLADIFNSVVAALFLLVVGLFAIIIKTNKGTLAGGVLGLILLVLCLVDVVLLCKKISLDKARGRSAPAK from the exons ATGGCCCCGGCATCACCTGCGGGATCGGCCCCGGCATCTCCGCGGCTCCCGGCGCCGTCCCGGGGTCGCCGTCCCGGCATGGCGCGGCTGGAGGTGGACCGGGCCTTCCCCCGCTCGCCGCGGGGCGTGCTGAAGATCGCCCGCACG CTGGTGGCGCTGGCCGCCCTCATCTGCTTCCTGGCCTCGGACGCGCACGAGGCCTACACGGCGCTGGCCGGCATGGAGACCGTCATCACCggcctcttcctgctgctctacCTGCTGAGGCTCGACGCGCGGATGCGGTGCCTCTTCTGGCCGCTGGCT GATATTTTCAACTCGGTGGTTGCAGCGTTGTTCCTCCTGGTTGTGGGCTTGTTTGCAATAATAATCAAGACCAACAAGGGGACATTGGCTGGAGGA GTGTTGGGTCTTATATTGCTTGTTCTCTGCCTTGTCGACGTGGTTCTTCTTTGCAAGAAGATTAGCCTTGATAAAGCAAGAGGAAGGAGTGCTCCTGCCAAATAA
- the TK2 gene encoding LOW QUALITY PROTEIN: thymidine kinase 2, mitochondrial (The sequence of the model RefSeq protein was modified relative to this genomic sequence to represent the inferred CDS: deleted 1 base in 1 codon), producing the protein MARRRKGRGGPEPGPVRLRAAAGWAMWRRGAAWAWGRRGAGTAVPGTSAGGPRAATGHKHLIKKDARKRIICIEGNIASGKTTCLDYFAQTTSIEVLKEPLAKWRNVRGHNILGLMYQDASRWGITLQTYVQLTMLEQHTRPMVSPIRMMERSIHSAKHVFVENLYRSGKMPEVDYAVLSEWFDWIQNNTDVSVDLIVYLQTSPKVCYERLKTRCREEEKVIPLEYLEAIHELYEEWLIKRALFEISCPVLVIGADHGMQKMIEKYEENRDQILNPSNRQHHL; encoded by the exons ATGGCGCGGCGGCGGAagggccggggcgggccggaGCCGGGTCCGGTGCGGctccgggcggcggcg ggatGGGCCATGTGGCGGCGGGGCGCGGCCTGGGCCTGgggccggcggggagcgggcaCCGCCGTCCCGGGCACCTCGGCGGGCGGGCCCCGCGCCGCTACCGGCC ATAAGCATCTGATTAAAAAAGATGCTAGAAAGAGAATT ATCTGTATCGAGGGCAACATTGCGAGTGGAAAAACAACATGCCTGGATTATTTTGCACAAACTACCAGCATTGAG GTTTTGAAGGAACCTTTGGCCAAGTGGAGGAATGTTAGAGGTCATAATATCCTG GGCTTAATGTACCAGGATGCATCGAGGTGGGGGATAACTCTGCAGACCTATGTCCAGCTGACCATGCTGGAGCAGCATACCAGGCCCATG GTTTCCCCCATAAGGATGATGGAGCGATCAATTCACAGTGCAAAACACGTTTTTGTGGAAAACCTGTATCGAAG TGGGAAAATGCCAGAGGTGGATTATGCTGTCCTAAGTGAATGGTTTGACTGGATCCAGAACAACACTGATGTTTCAGTTGATTTGATAG TTTATTTGCAGACATCTCCTAAAGTTTGTTATGAGAGGCTAAAGACACGatgcagggaagaggaaaaagtcATTCCTCTG GAATATTTAGAAGCTATTCATGAGCTCTACGAAGAGTGGCTCATTAAACGTGCACTGTTTGAAATTTCCTGCCCAGTACTT gttattgGAGCTGACCATGGCATGCAGAAAATGATAGAGAAGTATGAAGAAAACCGGGACCAAATACTGAACCCATCTAACAGACAACACCATTTATAA